The Amycolatopsis sp. 195334CR genome window below encodes:
- a CDS encoding MCE family protein — MTDTRFGMNVARWLSVACVLALLVAGGLWWTLKDPGRKHLTAWFPTAVGLYEGNSVRMLGVQMGTVEKVEPLGDRVRVTMEYDRAVAVPADAQAVIVSPSLVSDRYVQLTPAHTGGPVIEEGATIPIERTAVPLEVDDLYASLSRVSQSLGPNGVNKDGSLNTLLTTLADNFDGNGQALHDTITRLGQASGTLAGNKDDLFATVRNLGDFSTTLANSDGQIREFERQLADVTGFLADERGNLAETVQQLGPTLEQVQGFVEKNRDKLKSNVDKLASITRTLVDQRGALAEILDVAPVALGNLVNTYNASSGTLDARANLNELTQPPVLMVCNLLKQTPDQLDVVGDLCKGLQPVLDGALPLPSVAQVVAAAKKGEAPPLPLPLVDVMSGGAQ, encoded by the coding sequence ATGACCGATACCCGCTTCGGAATGAACGTGGCCCGCTGGCTGAGCGTGGCCTGCGTGCTGGCGCTGCTGGTGGCCGGTGGCCTGTGGTGGACGCTGAAGGACCCGGGCCGCAAGCACCTGACCGCCTGGTTCCCCACCGCGGTCGGCCTGTACGAGGGCAACAGCGTGCGCATGCTCGGCGTGCAGATGGGCACCGTGGAGAAGGTCGAGCCGCTGGGCGACCGGGTCCGGGTGACCATGGAGTACGACCGCGCGGTCGCCGTGCCCGCCGACGCGCAGGCGGTGATCGTGTCGCCGTCGCTGGTCAGCGACCGGTACGTGCAGCTGACCCCGGCGCACACCGGCGGGCCGGTGATCGAGGAGGGCGCGACCATCCCGATCGAGCGCACCGCGGTGCCGCTCGAGGTGGACGACCTCTACGCCAGCCTCAGCCGGGTCAGCCAGTCGCTGGGCCCGAACGGGGTGAACAAGGACGGCTCGCTGAACACCCTGCTGACCACGCTCGCCGACAACTTCGACGGCAACGGCCAGGCGCTGCACGACACCATCACCCGCCTCGGCCAGGCCTCCGGCACGCTGGCCGGCAACAAGGACGACCTGTTCGCCACCGTCCGCAACCTGGGCGACTTCTCCACCACGCTGGCCAACAGCGACGGCCAGATCCGCGAGTTCGAGCGCCAGCTCGCCGACGTCACCGGCTTCCTCGCCGACGAGCGCGGCAACCTGGCCGAGACGGTCCAGCAGCTGGGCCCGACGCTGGAGCAGGTGCAGGGCTTCGTGGAGAAGAACCGCGACAAGCTCAAGTCCAATGTGGACAAGCTGGCCAGCATCACCAGGACGCTGGTGGACCAGCGCGGCGCGCTGGCCGAGATCCTGGACGTGGCGCCGGTGGCGCTGGGCAACCTGGTCAACACCTACAACGCCTCCTCCGGCACGCTCGACGCGCGCGCGAACCTGAACGAGCTGACCCAGCCGCCGGTGCTGATGGTGTGCAACCTGCTCAAGCAGACCCCGGACCAGCTCGACGTGGTCGGGGACCTGTGCAAGGGCCTGCAGCCGGTGCTCGACGGCGCGCTGCCGCTGCCCTCGGTGGCGCAGGTGGTGGCCGCGGCCAAGAAGGGCGAGGCACCGCCGTTGCCGTTGCCGCTGGTCGACGTGATGTCGGGAGGGGCCCAGTGA
- a CDS encoding MCE family protein, with protein sequence MKRTAFAALGAVTAVTLSGCGFTGIYDIPLPGGADLGDHPYTVKVQFRDVLDLIPQAGVKLNEVPVGRVESIGLAPDGWTAEVSVLVNGNVELPSNALANLRQSSLLGEKYVELSPPAEAKAQERLADGMLIPVERTNRNVEVEEVLGALSMLLNGGGVEQLNTITKELNAATEGRAPDLKNLLNNANDLVTSLDEQSSNITRALDGLNRLSSTLNGQRDQIAGALDNLGPGLKALEDQRGQLVTMLQALNDLSGVATDTVNKSQEDLVANLKALQPTLQKLGEAGNDLPKALELLLTFPFSDAAVDGVKGDYFNLYAKIDLNLNEVLANLGRSRQNPLQDILPEGLGLTGGQNGVDPNAPPLLPLPTSTPLGTGAPAAPTGGQAPAPQQTGVGGIFDVLSGGAG encoded by the coding sequence CTGAAGCGGACGGCCTTCGCCGCGCTCGGTGCGGTCACCGCGGTGACCCTGTCCGGCTGCGGGTTCACCGGCATCTACGACATCCCGCTGCCCGGCGGCGCCGACCTCGGCGACCACCCGTACACGGTGAAGGTGCAGTTCCGGGACGTGCTCGACCTGATCCCGCAGGCCGGGGTGAAGCTCAACGAGGTGCCGGTCGGCCGGGTGGAGAGCATCGGGCTGGCACCGGACGGCTGGACCGCCGAGGTCAGCGTGCTGGTCAACGGCAACGTGGAACTGCCGTCGAACGCGCTGGCGAACCTGCGGCAGTCGAGTCTGCTCGGCGAGAAGTACGTCGAGCTGAGCCCGCCCGCCGAGGCGAAGGCGCAGGAACGGCTGGCCGACGGCATGCTCATCCCGGTCGAGCGGACCAACCGCAACGTCGAGGTGGAGGAGGTGCTCGGCGCGCTGTCCATGCTGCTCAACGGCGGTGGCGTGGAGCAGCTCAACACCATCACCAAGGAGCTGAACGCGGCCACCGAGGGCCGCGCGCCGGACCTGAAGAACCTGCTCAACAACGCCAACGACCTGGTCACCAGCCTGGACGAGCAGTCGTCCAACATCACCAGGGCGCTCGACGGGCTGAACCGGCTTTCGTCCACTTTGAACGGTCAGCGCGACCAGATCGCCGGCGCGCTGGACAACCTCGGGCCGGGGCTGAAGGCGCTGGAGGACCAGCGCGGGCAGCTGGTCACCATGCTGCAGGCGCTCAACGACCTGTCCGGCGTCGCCACCGACACGGTGAACAAGAGCCAGGAGGACCTGGTCGCCAACCTCAAGGCGCTGCAGCCGACGCTGCAGAAGCTCGGTGAGGCGGGCAACGACCTGCCGAAGGCGCTGGAGCTGCTGCTGACCTTCCCGTTCAGCGACGCGGCCGTCGACGGCGTGAAGGGCGACTACTTCAACCTGTACGCCAAGATCGACCTGAACCTCAACGAGGTGCTGGCGAACCTGGGCCGCAGCAGGCAGAACCCGCTGCAGGACATCCTGCCCGAGGGCCTCGGCCTGACCGGCGGGCAGAACGGGGTCGACCCGAACGCGCCCCCGCTGCTGCCGCTGCCGACCTCCACCCCGCTCGGCACCGGCGCGCCCGCCGCGCCGACCGGCGGGCAGGCCCCGGCCCCGCAGCAGACCGGCGTCGGCGGCATCTTCGACGTGCTCTCGGGAGGTGCCGGCTGA
- a CDS encoding MCE family protein produces the protein MLVRKTKLQLVAFFVIAVLSIVYALFRFTDVGRVFGQGGYTVHLELSSSGGIFTNAEVTYRGYNVGRVGELSLTERGLQAELNIEPDMPQIPSDLQAMVVNRSAVGEQFVDLRPKNENGPFLAQDSVIPAERAVTPVPTDQVLGDLDSLASSVPTDALRTVVDESYDAFQGTGDDLQVLMDTARDFTRAAQDNLPETVNLLEQGGKVLETQNDLAGSFASFSGDLNKLSETLKNSDGDLRKVIGVTPQVATQISEVVQETGPGLGAVVANLLTTSNLLVTRLDGLEQGLVTYPLLSVGAQTVAPNDGTAHLGLALNLFDPPSCTKGYRDVDEFRTGNRPEDLTPRPAKGDAYCAEPKGSPINVRGSQNAPYNGVPVVPSDEELKANANRSQEELAALRGVPGIAGSPGLSLTSLPSLFGLPG, from the coding sequence ATGTTGGTGCGCAAGACGAAGCTGCAGCTGGTGGCCTTCTTCGTGATCGCCGTGCTGTCCATCGTGTACGCGTTGTTCCGGTTCACCGACGTGGGCCGGGTGTTCGGCCAGGGCGGCTACACCGTGCACCTGGAGCTCAGCTCCAGCGGCGGCATCTTCACCAACGCCGAGGTCACCTACCGCGGTTACAACGTGGGCCGGGTCGGCGAGCTGTCGCTGACCGAGCGCGGGTTGCAGGCGGAGCTGAACATCGAACCGGACATGCCGCAGATCCCGTCGGACCTGCAGGCGATGGTGGTCAACCGGTCCGCGGTCGGGGAGCAGTTCGTCGACCTCCGGCCGAAGAACGAGAACGGGCCGTTCCTGGCGCAGGACTCGGTGATCCCGGCCGAGCGCGCGGTCACCCCGGTGCCCACCGACCAGGTGCTCGGCGATCTGGACAGCCTGGCCTCCTCGGTGCCCACCGACGCGCTGCGCACCGTGGTCGACGAGTCGTACGACGCCTTCCAGGGCACCGGGGACGACCTCCAGGTGCTGATGGACACCGCCCGCGACTTCACCAGGGCCGCGCAGGACAACCTGCCGGAGACGGTCAACCTGCTGGAGCAGGGCGGCAAGGTGCTGGAGACGCAGAACGACCTGGCCGGGTCGTTCGCCTCGTTCAGCGGGGACCTGAACAAGCTGTCGGAGACGCTGAAGAACTCCGACGGCGACCTCCGGAAGGTGATCGGGGTGACCCCGCAGGTGGCGACCCAGATCAGCGAGGTGGTGCAGGAGACCGGGCCGGGGCTCGGCGCCGTGGTGGCGAACCTGCTCACCACGTCGAACCTGCTGGTCACCCGGCTGGACGGGCTGGAGCAGGGGCTGGTCACCTACCCGCTGCTGTCGGTGGGCGCGCAGACGGTGGCGCCGAACGACGGCACCGCGCACCTCGGGCTGGCGCTGAACCTGTTCGACCCGCCGTCGTGCACCAAGGGCTACCGGGACGTGGACGAGTTCCGCACCGGGAACCGGCCCGAGGACCTCACCCCGCGCCCGGCGAAGGGCGATGCGTACTGTGCGGAACCCAAGGGCAGCCCGATCAACGTCCGCGGTTCGCAGAACGCGCCGTACAACGGGGTGCCGGTGGTGCCGTCCGACGAGGAGCTGAAGGCCAACGCCAACCGCTCGCAGGAGGAGCTGGCCGCGCTGCGCGGGGTGCCCGGGATCGCCGGCAGCCCGGGGCTGAGCCTGACCAGCCTGCCCTCGCTGTTCGGCCTGCCCGGCTGA
- a CDS encoding DNA-directed RNA polymerase subunit beta, with protein MAVSPANQATAATTSAVSASESPELSGIPGAPKRVSFAKIREPLSTPNLLDVQIRSFEWFTGDEAWFERRVEEGEENPVGGLEEVLNEISPIEDFSGSMSLSFSDPRFDEVKASVEECKDKDMTYAAPLFVTAEFVNNNTGEIKSQTVFMGDFPVMTDKGTFVINGTERVVVSQLVRSPGVYFDSSVDKATDKDVFSTRIIPSRGAWLEFDVDKRDTVGVRIDRKRRQPVTVLLKALGWTTEAIRERFSFSETLMATLEKDHTAGTDEALLDIYRKLRPGEPPTKESAQTLLENLFFKDKRYDLAKVGRYKVNKKLGLTTPYDTGTLTEEDIVSTIEYLVRLHAGEDKMTVGDQTIPVETDDIDHFGNRRLRTVGELIQNQIRVGLSRMERVVRERMTTQDVEAITPQTLINIRPVVAAIKEFFGTSQLSQFMDQNNPLSGLTHKRRLSALGPGGLSRERAGMEVRDVHPSHYGRMCPIETPEGPNIGLIGSLCSYARVNPFGFIETPYRKVVEGRVTDQVDYLTADEEDRFVKAQANAVIDNEGNFLEDRVMVRKKGGEVELIDPLDVDYMDVSPRQMVSVATAMIPFLEHDDANRALMGANMQRQAVPLLRNSAPLVGTGVELRAAVDAGDVLVAEQAGVVEELSADLITIMHDDGTRKSYGLYKFRRSNHGTCFNHRPIVNEGDRVEQGQVIADGPSTENGEMALGKNLLVAVMPWEGHNYEDAIILSQRLVQDDVLTSIHIEEHEIDARDTKLGAEEITRDIPNVSEEVLADLDERGIIRIGAEVRDGDILVGKVTPKGETELTPEERLLRAIFGEKAREVRDTSLKVPHGETGKVIGIRVFSREDDDELPPGVNELVRVYVAQKRKIQDGDKLAGRHGNKGVIGKILPVEDMPFMEDGTPVDVVLNTHGVPRRMNIGQILELHLGWLASQGWKVEGNPDWAKNLPAELHDVDPGTNTATPVFDGAKEEELTGLLSATKPNRDGERMVKQNGKATLLDGRSGEPFPYPVSVGYMYILKLHHLVDDKIHARSTGPYSMITQQPLGGKAQFGGQRFGEMECWAMQAYGAAYTLQELLTIKSDDVIGRVKVYEAIVKGENIPEPGIPESFKVLLKELQSLCLNVEVLSSDGAAIEMRDSDDEDLERAAANLGINLSRNESPSVDDVVQ; from the coding sequence TTGGCAGTCTCTCCCGCGAACCAGGCCACTGCTGCGACCACCTCGGCTGTATCTGCTTCGGAGTCTCCAGAGCTCTCGGGAATCCCCGGCGCCCCCAAGCGGGTGTCCTTCGCGAAGATCCGCGAGCCGCTGAGCACCCCGAACCTGCTGGACGTGCAGATCCGGTCATTCGAATGGTTCACCGGCGACGAGGCGTGGTTCGAACGCCGCGTCGAGGAAGGCGAAGAGAACCCGGTCGGCGGTCTGGAGGAGGTCCTCAACGAGATCTCCCCGATCGAAGACTTCTCCGGCTCCATGTCCCTCTCCTTCTCCGACCCGCGCTTCGACGAGGTCAAGGCCTCGGTCGAGGAGTGCAAGGACAAGGACATGACGTACGCGGCGCCGCTGTTCGTCACCGCCGAGTTCGTCAACAACAACACCGGCGAGATCAAGAGCCAGACGGTCTTCATGGGTGACTTCCCGGTGATGACCGACAAGGGCACCTTCGTGATCAACGGCACCGAGCGTGTCGTGGTGTCCCAGCTGGTCCGCTCGCCCGGTGTCTACTTCGACTCCAGCGTCGACAAGGCCACCGACAAGGACGTCTTCAGCACCCGCATCATCCCGAGCCGCGGCGCGTGGCTCGAGTTCGACGTGGACAAGCGCGACACCGTCGGCGTCCGCATCGACCGCAAGCGCCGCCAGCCGGTCACCGTGCTGCTGAAGGCGCTGGGCTGGACCACCGAGGCGATCCGCGAGCGCTTCTCCTTCTCCGAGACGCTGATGGCGACCCTGGAGAAGGACCACACCGCGGGCACCGACGAGGCCCTGCTCGACATCTACCGCAAGCTGCGCCCGGGCGAGCCGCCGACCAAGGAGAGCGCGCAGACCCTGCTGGAGAACCTGTTCTTCAAGGACAAGCGCTACGACCTGGCCAAGGTGGGCCGGTACAAGGTCAACAAGAAGCTGGGCCTGACCACGCCGTACGACACCGGGACGCTGACCGAAGAGGACATCGTCTCCACCATCGAGTACCTGGTCCGGCTGCACGCCGGCGAGGACAAGATGACCGTCGGCGACCAGACGATCCCGGTCGAGACCGACGACATCGACCACTTCGGCAACCGCCGCCTGCGCACCGTCGGCGAGCTGATCCAGAACCAGATCCGGGTCGGCCTGTCCCGCATGGAGCGCGTCGTCCGCGAGCGGATGACCACCCAGGACGTCGAGGCGATCACCCCGCAGACCCTGATCAACATCCGCCCGGTGGTGGCGGCGATCAAGGAGTTCTTCGGCACCTCGCAGCTGTCGCAGTTCATGGACCAGAACAACCCGCTGTCCGGGCTGACCCACAAGCGCCGCCTGTCGGCGCTCGGCCCCGGCGGTCTGTCCCGTGAGCGCGCCGGCATGGAGGTCCGCGACGTCCACCCGTCGCACTACGGCCGGATGTGCCCGATCGAGACGCCGGAAGGCCCGAACATCGGCCTGATCGGCTCGCTGTGCTCCTACGCGCGGGTCAACCCGTTCGGGTTCATCGAGACCCCGTACCGCAAGGTGGTCGAGGGCCGGGTCACCGACCAGGTCGACTACCTGACCGCGGACGAGGAGGACCGGTTCGTCAAGGCCCAGGCCAACGCCGTCATCGACAACGAGGGCAACTTCCTCGAGGACCGCGTCATGGTCCGGAAGAAGGGCGGCGAGGTCGAGCTGATCGACCCGCTGGACGTGGACTACATGGACGTCTCGCCGCGCCAGATGGTGTCGGTCGCGACGGCGATGATCCCGTTCCTCGAGCACGACGACGCGAACCGCGCGCTGATGGGCGCGAACATGCAGCGCCAGGCCGTGCCGCTGCTGCGCAACTCGGCGCCGCTGGTCGGCACCGGGGTGGAGCTGCGGGCCGCGGTCGACGCCGGTGACGTGCTCGTCGCCGAGCAGGCGGGCGTGGTCGAGGAGCTCTCCGCCGACCTGATCACGATCATGCACGACGACGGCACGCGGAAGAGCTACGGGCTGTACAAGTTCCGCCGCTCCAACCACGGCACCTGCTTCAACCACCGCCCGATCGTGAACGAGGGCGACCGGGTCGAGCAGGGTCAGGTCATCGCCGACGGCCCGTCCACCGAGAACGGTGAGATGGCGCTCGGCAAGAACCTGCTCGTCGCGGTCATGCCGTGGGAGGGCCACAACTACGAGGACGCGATCATCCTGTCGCAGCGCCTCGTGCAGGACGACGTGCTCACCTCGATCCACATCGAAGAGCACGAGATCGACGCCCGCGACACCAAGCTCGGTGCCGAGGAGATCACCCGGGACATCCCGAACGTCTCCGAGGAGGTCCTGGCCGACCTCGACGAGCGCGGCATCATCCGGATCGGTGCCGAGGTCCGCGACGGCGACATCCTGGTCGGCAAGGTCACGCCCAAGGGTGAGACCGAGCTGACCCCGGAGGAGCGCCTGCTCCGCGCGATCTTCGGCGAGAAGGCCCGCGAGGTGCGCGACACCTCGCTGAAGGTGCCGCACGGCGAGACCGGCAAGGTCATCGGCATCCGGGTGTTCTCCCGCGAGGACGACGACGAGCTGCCCCCGGGCGTCAACGAGCTGGTCCGCGTCTACGTGGCGCAGAAGCGCAAGATCCAGGACGGCGACAAGCTCGCCGGCCGCCACGGCAACAAGGGCGTCATCGGCAAGATCCTCCCGGTCGAGGACATGCCGTTCATGGAGGACGGCACCCCGGTCGACGTGGTGCTGAACACGCACGGTGTGCCGCGTCGTATGAACATCGGCCAGATCCTCGAGTTGCACCTCGGGTGGCTGGCTTCGCAGGGCTGGAAGGTCGAGGGCAACCCCGACTGGGCGAAGAACCTGCCCGCCGAACTGCACGACGTGGACCCGGGCACGAACACCGCGACCCCGGTGTTCGACGGCGCCAAGGAGGAGGAGCTGACGGGTCTGCTGTCGGCGACCAAGCCCAACCGCGACGGCGAGCGCATGGTCAAGCAGAACGGCAAGGCCACGCTGCTCGACGGCCGCTCCGGCGAGCCGTTCCCGTACCCGGTCTCGGTCGGCTACATGTACATCCTGAAGCTGCACCACCTGGTCGACGACAAGATCCACGCCCGCTCCACCGGCCCGTACTCGATGATCACCCAGCAGCCGCTGGGTGGTAAGGCGCAGTTCGGTGGCCAGCGCTTCGGTGAGATGGAGTGCTGGGCGATGCAGGCCTACGGCGCGGCCTACACGCTGCAGGAGCTGCTGACGATCAAGTCGGACGACGTGATCGGCCGGGTGAAGGTGTACGAAGCCATCGTCAAGGGCGAGAACATCCCGGAGCCGGGCATCCCGGAGTCGTTCAAGGTGCTGTTGAAGGAGTTGCAGTCGCTCTGCCTCAACGTGGAGGTCCTGTCCTCCGACGGTGCGGCGATCGAAATGCGGGACTCCGACGACGAGGACCTCGAGCGCGCCGCGGCGAACCTCGGCATCAACCTGTCCCGCAACGAGTCGCCCTCGGTGGACGACGTCGTTCAATGA
- a CDS encoding DNA-directed RNA polymerase subunit beta', which yields MLDVNFFDELRIGLATADDIRQWSFGEVKKPETINYRTLKPEKDGLFCEKIFGPTRDWECYCGKYKRVRFKGIICERCGVEVTRAKVRRERMGHIELAAPVTHIWYFKGVPSRLGYLLDLAPKDLEKIIYFAAYVITGVNTELRHNDLPTLENEIGVERKNLELKRDADIEARAQKLEADLAELEAEGAKSDVRRKVKEGGEREMRQLRDRAGRELDRLEEVWTTFTKLEPRQLIADELLYRELIDRYGEYFTGGMGAEAIQKLAAEFDVAAEAENLRDTIRNGKGQKKLRALKRLKVVAAFQVTGNDPRGMVLDAVPVIPPDLRPMVQLDGGRFATSDLNDLYRRVINRNNRLKRLIDLGAPEIIVNNEKRMLQEAVDALFDNGRRGRPVTGPGNRPLKSLSDLLKGKQGRFRQNLLGKRVDYSGRSVIIVGPQLKLHQCGLPKDMALELFKPFVMKRLVDLNHAQNIKSAKRMVERSRPQVWDVLEEVITGHPVMLNRAPTLHRLGIQAFEPQLVEGKAIQLHPLVCEAFNADFDGDQMAVHLPLSAEAQAEARILMLSANNILSPASGRPLAMPRLDMVTGLFHLTRLTEDAEGAGQAFSSPAEAIMAFDRKAISLHAPIKIRVKDRQPAKADEARLAEAGWEPGKPWLAETTLGRVLFNELLPADYPFVNEPMPKKRQAAIVNDLAERYSMTQVAQTLDRLKDAGFYWATRSGVTVAISDVLVPDEKKGILEEYEGKADQVEKRYQRGQLSHAERNNELVKVWTQATEDVAKVMEAHFPDDNPISVIVKSGAAGNMTQVRSLAGMRGLVSNPKGEYIPRPIKANFREGLSVAEYFIATHGARKGLADTALRTADSGYLTRRLVDVSQDVIVREIDCGTTRGINMIIGEDIGGGKVVRDQHVETSVYARTLAADAADASGNVVLNAGDDLGDPAIEKLVSSGISKVKVRSVLTCESAVGICATCYGRSMATGQLVDVGEAVGIVAAQSIGEPGTQLTMRTFHQGGVAGDDITTGLPRVQELFEARVPKGKAPIADVDGRVRIEESERFWKITLIPDDGSEEIVFDKLSKRQRLANTPDGPLGDGDHVKVGQQLLEGTPDPHEVLRVMGPREAQMHLVDEVQKVYRAQGVSIHDKHIEVIVRQMLRRVTIIDSGATDFLPGELPERTKFEATNRAAVAEGGEPASGRPVLMGITKASLTTDSWLSAASFQETTRVLTDAAINGRSDKLVGLKENVIIGKLIPAGTGINKYRNIQVQPTEEARVAAYAIPSYDDGYYTPDVFGTGTGAAVPLDDYDFGRDFR from the coding sequence GTGCTGGACGTCAATTTCTTCGATGAGCTCCGGATCGGCCTCGCCACCGCTGACGACATCCGCCAGTGGTCCTTCGGTGAAGTGAAGAAGCCGGAGACCATCAACTACCGCACGCTCAAGCCGGAGAAGGACGGGCTCTTCTGCGAGAAGATCTTCGGTCCGACCCGCGACTGGGAGTGCTACTGCGGTAAGTACAAGCGGGTCCGCTTCAAGGGCATCATCTGCGAGCGCTGCGGCGTCGAGGTGACCCGCGCCAAGGTGCGCCGCGAGCGGATGGGCCACATCGAGCTCGCCGCCCCGGTCACCCACATCTGGTACTTCAAGGGCGTGCCCTCGCGGCTGGGTTACCTGCTCGACCTGGCCCCGAAGGACCTCGAGAAGATCATCTACTTCGCCGCGTACGTGATCACCGGCGTGAACACCGAGCTGCGGCACAACGACCTGCCGACGCTCGAGAACGAGATCGGTGTCGAGCGCAAGAACCTCGAGCTCAAGCGCGACGCCGACATCGAGGCCCGCGCGCAGAAGCTGGAAGCCGACCTGGCCGAGCTGGAGGCGGAGGGCGCCAAGTCCGACGTCCGCCGCAAGGTCAAGGAGGGCGGCGAGCGCGAGATGCGCCAGCTCCGCGACCGCGCCGGTCGTGAGCTGGACCGTCTCGAAGAGGTCTGGACCACCTTCACCAAGCTCGAGCCGCGTCAGCTGATCGCCGACGAGCTGCTCTACCGCGAGCTGATCGACCGCTACGGCGAGTACTTCACCGGTGGCATGGGCGCGGAGGCCATCCAGAAGCTGGCCGCCGAGTTCGACGTGGCCGCCGAGGCGGAGAACCTGCGCGACACCATCCGCAACGGCAAGGGGCAGAAGAAGCTCCGCGCGCTCAAGCGGCTCAAGGTGGTGGCGGCCTTCCAGGTCACCGGCAACGACCCGCGCGGCATGGTGCTCGACGCCGTCCCGGTCATCCCGCCGGACCTGCGCCCGATGGTGCAGCTCGACGGTGGCCGCTTCGCCACCTCGGACCTGAACGACCTGTACCGCCGCGTGATCAACCGGAACAACCGGCTCAAGCGGCTGATCGACCTCGGCGCGCCCGAGATCATCGTGAACAACGAGAAGCGGATGCTGCAGGAGGCCGTCGACGCGCTGTTCGACAACGGCCGCCGCGGCCGCCCGGTGACCGGTCCCGGCAACCGCCCGCTGAAGTCGCTGTCCGACCTGCTCAAGGGCAAGCAGGGCCGGTTCCGCCAGAACCTGCTCGGCAAGCGCGTCGACTACTCCGGCCGTTCGGTGATCATCGTCGGGCCGCAGCTGAAGCTGCACCAGTGCGGTCTGCCGAAGGACATGGCGCTGGAGCTGTTCAAGCCGTTCGTGATGAAGCGGCTGGTCGACCTGAACCACGCGCAGAACATCAAGTCCGCCAAGCGGATGGTGGAGCGCTCGCGCCCGCAGGTGTGGGACGTGCTCGAAGAGGTCATCACCGGCCACCCGGTGATGCTGAACCGCGCACCGACCCTGCACCGCCTCGGCATCCAGGCCTTCGAGCCGCAGCTGGTCGAGGGCAAGGCCATCCAGCTGCACCCGCTGGTCTGCGAGGCGTTCAACGCGGACTTCGACGGTGACCAGATGGCGGTGCACCTGCCGCTGTCGGCCGAGGCGCAGGCCGAGGCCCGCATCCTGATGCTGTCGGCGAACAACATCCTCTCCCCGGCGTCGGGTCGCCCGCTGGCGATGCCGCGTCTGGACATGGTGACCGGGCTGTTCCACCTCACCCGCCTCACCGAGGACGCCGAGGGCGCCGGGCAGGCCTTCTCCTCGCCGGCCGAGGCCATCATGGCCTTCGACCGCAAGGCGATCAGCCTGCACGCGCCGATCAAGATCCGGGTCAAGGACCGCCAGCCGGCCAAGGCCGACGAGGCGCGCCTGGCCGAGGCGGGCTGGGAGCCCGGCAAGCCGTGGCTGGCCGAGACCACCCTTGGCCGCGTGCTGTTCAACGAGCTGCTGCCGGCGGACTACCCGTTCGTGAACGAGCCGATGCCGAAGAAGCGGCAGGCCGCGATCGTGAACGACCTCGCCGAGCGGTACTCGATGACCCAGGTCGCGCAGACCCTGGACCGCCTCAAGGACGCCGGTTTCTACTGGGCCACCCGGTCCGGCGTCACCGTCGCCATCTCCGACGTGCTGGTGCCCGACGAGAAGAAGGGCATCCTCGAGGAGTACGAGGGCAAGGCCGACCAGGTCGAGAAGCGCTACCAGCGCGGTCAGCTCTCGCACGCCGAGCGCAACAACGAGCTGGTGAAGGTGTGGACCCAGGCGACCGAGGACGTCGCCAAGGTGATGGAGGCGCACTTCCCCGACGACAACCCGATCTCGGTGATCGTGAAGTCCGGGGCGGCGGGCAACATGACCCAGGTCCGGTCGCTGGCCGGGATGCGTGGGCTGGTGTCGAACCCGAAGGGTGAGTACATCCCGCGCCCGATCAAGGCGAACTTCCGCGAGGGCCTGTCGGTGGCGGAGTACTTCATCGCCACGCACGGTGCCCGCAAGGGTCTGGCCGACACCGCGCTGCGTACCGCCGACTCGGGTTACCTGACCCGTCGTCTGGTGGACGTCTCGCAGGACGTCATCGTCCGCGAGATCGACTGCGGCACCACCCGCGGCATCAACATGATCATCGGTGAGGACATCGGTGGCGGCAAGGTGGTCCGCGACCAGCACGTGGAGACCAGCGTCTACGCCAGGACCCTGGCGGCCGACGCGGCCGACGCGAGCGGCAACGTGGTGCTCAACGCCGGTGACGACCTCGGCGACCCGGCCATCGAGAAGCTGGTCTCCAGCGGGATCTCGAAGGTCAAGGTCCGCTCGGTGCTGACCTGCGAGTCGGCCGTCGGCATCTGCGCCACCTGCTACGGCCGCTCGATGGCGACCGGTCAGCTGGTGGACGTCGGCGAGGCGGTGGGCATCGTGGCCGCCCAGTCGATCGGTGAGCCGGGTACGCAGCTGACCATGCGTACCTTCCACCAGGGTGGCGTCGCCGGTGACGACATCACCACCGGTCTGCCGCGTGTCCAGGAGCTGTTCGAGGCCCGCGTGCCGAAGGGCAAGGCGCCGATCGCCGACGTCGACGGCCGCGTGCGGATCGAGGAGAGCGAGCGGTTCTGGAAGATCACCCTGATCCCGGACGACGGGTCGGAGGAGATCGTGTTCGACAAGCTGTCCAAGCGGCAGCGGCTGGCGAACACCCCGGACGGCCCGCTGGGCGACGGCGACCACGTCAAGGTCGGGCAGCAGCTGCTCGAGGGCACGCCGGACCCGCACGAGGTGCTCCGCGTGATGGGTCCCCGCGAGGCGCAGATGCACCTGGTGGACGAGGTCCAGAAGGTGTACCGGGCGCAGGGTGTGTCGATCCACGACAAGCACATCGAGGTCATCGTGCGGCAGATGCTGCGCCGCGTGACGATCATCGACTCCGGTGCCACGGACTTCCTGCCGGGTGAGCTGCCCGAGCGGACCAAGTTCGAGGCGACGAACCGGGCCGCGGTGGCCGAGGGCGGCGAGCCCGCCTCGGGTCGCCCGGTGCTGATGGGGATCACGAAGGCCTCGCTGACCACGGACTCGTGGCTGTCGGCGGCGTCGTTCCAGGAGACCACCCGCGTGCTGACCGACGCGGCCATCAACGGCCGGTCGGACAAGCTCGTGGGCCTCAAGGAGAACGTGATCATCGGTAAGCTGATCCCGGCCGGTACCGGGATCAACAAGTACCGGAACATCCAGGTGCAGCCGACCGAGGAGGCACGGGTCGCCGCCTACGCGATCCCGTCCTACGACGACGGTTACTACACCCCGGACGTGTTCGGCACCGGCACCGGCGCCGCCGTCCCACTGGACGACTACGACTTCGGTCGCGACTTCCGGTAA